One Lycium barbarum isolate Lr01 chromosome 5, ASM1917538v2, whole genome shotgun sequence genomic window carries:
- the LOC132640145 gene encoding serine/threonine protein phosphatase 2A regulatory subunit B''beta-like isoform X2, whose protein sequence is MDVDLISDITSLDAELLQLPEVSSFVIKDNPYVAQKLFDQWLSLPDTTPLVKNLLNNAKAGGPLNAAGTSSSTNVAATNSLPSMFPAGSTPPLSPRSSSGSPRTTRHRAGPSMLGSSLKFVNEPVKEPIPQFYFQNGRPPPNELKERCLFRINQFFYGHTDGLQMEEFKPITKEICKLPSFFSTALFRKIDVDGTGIITRDVFVDYWVNGNLLTKDIATQMYTILKQPDLRHLTQDDFKPVLRELLATHPGLEFLRNTPEFQERYAETVIYRIFFYVNRLGDGHLTLRELKRSDLIAAMQHADEEEDINKVLRYFSYEHFYVIYCKFWELDTDHDFLIDKENLIRYGNHALTYRIVDRIFSQVPRKFTSKVEGKMGYEDFVYFILSEEDKTSEPSLEYWFKCIDLDGNGVMTRNEMQFFYEEQLHRMECMGQEPVLFEDILCQMVDMISPEDESYFTLRDLKGNKLSGSVFNILFNLNKFMAFETRDPFLIRQERENPNLTEWDRFAHREYIRLSMEEDAEDASNGSADVWDESLEAPF, encoded by the exons ATGGATGTGGATTTAATTAGTGATATAACGAGTCTTGATGCTGAACTGTTGCAACTTCCTGAAGTTTCCTCTTTTGTTATTAAAGATAATCCTTATGTTGCCCAGAAGCTTTTTGATCAATGGCTATCGTTACCGGACACGACACCTTTG GTGAAAAATTTGCTTAATAATGCTAAAGCTGGTGGTCCCTTGAATGCGGCTGGAACTTCTTCTAGCACAAATGTTGCTGCAACCAATTCTTTGCCATCTATGTTTCCGGCTGGAAGTACCCCTCCACTTTCTCCAAGAAGTTCATCTGGTTCACCGCGAACAACAAGACATAGGGCAGGCCCCTCTATGTTAGGTTCTTCTTTGAAATTTGTGAACGAGCCTGTTAAAGAGCCAATACCACAG TTTTATTTTCAAAATGGCCGTCCACCTCCAAATGAATTGAAGGAACGCTGCTTGTTTAGAATAAACCAGTTTTTCTACGGTCACACGGATGGATTACAAATGGAAG AATTTAAACCAATTACCAAGGAAATATGCAAGTTGCCGTCGTTCTTCTCTACAGCTCTTTTTAGGAAGATTGATGTTGATGGAACAGGCATCATAACAAg GGATGTCTTTGTTGATTATTGGGTCAATGGAAACTTGTTGACAAAAGATATTGCAACCCAGATGTACACAATCTTGAAGCAGCCAGATCTCAGACACCTGACACAG GATGATTTCAAGCCTGTTCTTCGAGAGCTTTTGGCTACACATCCTGGGTTAGAGTTCTTACGGAACACACCTGAATTTCAAGAGCGATATG CTGAAACTGTAATATACAGAATATTTTTCTACGTGAATAGATTGGGTGATGGTCATCTTACCCTCAGGGAGCTGAAGCGTTCGGACCTAATTGCTGCAATGCAACATGCAGACGAAGAAGAAGATATTAACAAGGTCCTTAG GTACTTTTCTTACGAACACTTTTACGTGATATATTGCAAGTTTTGGGAGCTGGATACCGATCATGATTTTCTGATTGATAAAGAGAACCTCATTCGATATGGCAACCATGCCCTTACATACAGGATTGTTGATAGAATATTTTCTCAG GTTCCAAGGAAGTTTACAAGTAAAGTTGAAGGAAAGATGGGTTATGAAGACTTTGTTTACTTTATATTATCAGAGGAGGATAAAACATCGGAGCCTAGTCTTGAATACTG GTTCAAATGCATAGATTTGGATGGAAACGGTGTTATGACTAGGAATGAAATGCAATTTTTTTATGAGGAGCAGTTGCATAGGATGGAATGCATGGGCCAAGAGCCAGTGCTTTTTGAGGATATTTTGTGCCAGATGGTAGATATGATTAGTCCAGAG GATGAAAGTTATTTTACGTTACGCGACTTGAAGGGCAATAAACTATCTGGCAGTGTTTTTAATATTCTCTTTAACCTCAATAAGTTCATGGCATTTGAAACTCGCGACCCGTTCCTTATACGTCAA GAGCGTGAGAACCCGAATTTGACCGAGTGGGATCGCTTTGCACACAGGGAATATATTAGACTCTCAATGGAGGAAGATGCAGAGGATGCCTCCAATGGAAGTGCAGATGTCTGGGATGAATCACTTGAGGCTCCCTTTTGA
- the LOC132640145 gene encoding serine/threonine protein phosphatase 2A regulatory subunit B''beta-like isoform X1 — MDVDLISDITSLDAELLQLPEVSSFVIKDNPYVAQKLFDQWLSLPDTTPLVKNLLNNAKAGGPLNAAGTSSSTNVAATNSLPSMFPAGSTPPLSPRSSSGSPRTTRHRAGPSMLGSSLKFVNEPVKEPIPQQFYFQNGRPPPNELKERCLFRINQFFYGHTDGLQMEEFKPITKEICKLPSFFSTALFRKIDVDGTGIITRDVFVDYWVNGNLLTKDIATQMYTILKQPDLRHLTQDDFKPVLRELLATHPGLEFLRNTPEFQERYAETVIYRIFFYVNRLGDGHLTLRELKRSDLIAAMQHADEEEDINKVLRYFSYEHFYVIYCKFWELDTDHDFLIDKENLIRYGNHALTYRIVDRIFSQVPRKFTSKVEGKMGYEDFVYFILSEEDKTSEPSLEYWFKCIDLDGNGVMTRNEMQFFYEEQLHRMECMGQEPVLFEDILCQMVDMISPEDESYFTLRDLKGNKLSGSVFNILFNLNKFMAFETRDPFLIRQERENPNLTEWDRFAHREYIRLSMEEDAEDASNGSADVWDESLEAPF, encoded by the exons ATGGATGTGGATTTAATTAGTGATATAACGAGTCTTGATGCTGAACTGTTGCAACTTCCTGAAGTTTCCTCTTTTGTTATTAAAGATAATCCTTATGTTGCCCAGAAGCTTTTTGATCAATGGCTATCGTTACCGGACACGACACCTTTG GTGAAAAATTTGCTTAATAATGCTAAAGCTGGTGGTCCCTTGAATGCGGCTGGAACTTCTTCTAGCACAAATGTTGCTGCAACCAATTCTTTGCCATCTATGTTTCCGGCTGGAAGTACCCCTCCACTTTCTCCAAGAAGTTCATCTGGTTCACCGCGAACAACAAGACATAGGGCAGGCCCCTCTATGTTAGGTTCTTCTTTGAAATTTGTGAACGAGCCTGTTAAAGAGCCAATACCACAG CAGTTTTATTTTCAAAATGGCCGTCCACCTCCAAATGAATTGAAGGAACGCTGCTTGTTTAGAATAAACCAGTTTTTCTACGGTCACACGGATGGATTACAAATGGAAG AATTTAAACCAATTACCAAGGAAATATGCAAGTTGCCGTCGTTCTTCTCTACAGCTCTTTTTAGGAAGATTGATGTTGATGGAACAGGCATCATAACAAg GGATGTCTTTGTTGATTATTGGGTCAATGGAAACTTGTTGACAAAAGATATTGCAACCCAGATGTACACAATCTTGAAGCAGCCAGATCTCAGACACCTGACACAG GATGATTTCAAGCCTGTTCTTCGAGAGCTTTTGGCTACACATCCTGGGTTAGAGTTCTTACGGAACACACCTGAATTTCAAGAGCGATATG CTGAAACTGTAATATACAGAATATTTTTCTACGTGAATAGATTGGGTGATGGTCATCTTACCCTCAGGGAGCTGAAGCGTTCGGACCTAATTGCTGCAATGCAACATGCAGACGAAGAAGAAGATATTAACAAGGTCCTTAG GTACTTTTCTTACGAACACTTTTACGTGATATATTGCAAGTTTTGGGAGCTGGATACCGATCATGATTTTCTGATTGATAAAGAGAACCTCATTCGATATGGCAACCATGCCCTTACATACAGGATTGTTGATAGAATATTTTCTCAG GTTCCAAGGAAGTTTACAAGTAAAGTTGAAGGAAAGATGGGTTATGAAGACTTTGTTTACTTTATATTATCAGAGGAGGATAAAACATCGGAGCCTAGTCTTGAATACTG GTTCAAATGCATAGATTTGGATGGAAACGGTGTTATGACTAGGAATGAAATGCAATTTTTTTATGAGGAGCAGTTGCATAGGATGGAATGCATGGGCCAAGAGCCAGTGCTTTTTGAGGATATTTTGTGCCAGATGGTAGATATGATTAGTCCAGAG GATGAAAGTTATTTTACGTTACGCGACTTGAAGGGCAATAAACTATCTGGCAGTGTTTTTAATATTCTCTTTAACCTCAATAAGTTCATGGCATTTGAAACTCGCGACCCGTTCCTTATACGTCAA GAGCGTGAGAACCCGAATTTGACCGAGTGGGATCGCTTTGCACACAGGGAATATATTAGACTCTCAATGGAGGAAGATGCAGAGGATGCCTCCAATGGAAGTGCAGATGTCTGGGATGAATCACTTGAGGCTCCCTTTTGA